The genomic interval GCTTTTATTCAAGGCGGGGTTTTAAGAACGGCACTAAATTATTTCAAAGATGAAAAGTTATTATTGATAAGTATGGTTTTTATGATTATTGGTATTGGCGGAATGCCGTATGGTCAAACTTTCCTTGGTGTTGCTATTATTTCCGCAATATCTTCTATGGGTACGGGCAGTTTGCAGCCGCTGATTTTGGGATTGATTTCTAAAGAAATAAGTCATGAAAATCAAGGAAGTATTTTAGGATTGAACCAATCAATTGCAGCTTTGGCAAGAGTGCTTGGACCAATATGGGGCGGATTTGCTTTTGATTATTTAGGATTTGAATTTCCCTTTTTAACGGGCTGCGTGTTTACATTGATAACACTTTTTATTTCAATTCATTTTTTGCAGAATAAAAAATATAACGAAGTTTCTAATGTTTAAAGTCGGGAAAATAGAATTTCAAAATCCAATACTTCTTGCGCCAATGGAAGACGTAACAAGTATTGCATTTAGAAAATTATGCAAGGAACTCGGTGCCGATATTGTCTATACGGAATTCGTGAACTCTGATGGATTGATAAGAGATAATAAAAAAACTCATGATAAATTGAAGATCACTAATGATGAAAGACCGGTCGGAATTCAAATATACGGCGGTGAAATTAATGCGATGCGTGAAGCCGCAAAAATTGCCGAGCAAGAAAATCCGGAGATTATTGACATAAACGCTGGATGCTGGGTAAAAAAAGTCGCGAATAGAGGAGCCGGCGCGGGATTGTTAAAAGATCCGCCATATATGCAGAAAATGGCAAAAGAAATTGTTGAGTCAGTTAAAATTCCAGTAACCGTAAAAACAAGATTGGGATGGGATGAAAATTCTATTGAAATTATTGAAGTTGCAAAACGGCTTGAAGACGTTGGAGTAAAAGCTCTTACTATTCATTGCAGAACAAGAGTTCAGGGACATGACGGCGAACCGGCTTGGCATTGGATTCCAAAAATTAAAGAAGCGGTTAGCATTCCGGTTGTTGTTAACGGCGGAATATTATCCGCGCAAGACGCGCTGAAAGCAAAAGAAATAACTAACGCGGATGGTTTTATGGTTGCTCGCGGCGCAATTTATCATCCTTGGATATTTAGAGAAATAAAAGAAATTTTCGAAAAAGGTTTTGTTTCACATTTCGTAGATGTAGAGGAAAGAATTTCAACCGCACTGCGTCATTTAAAATATGAACTTGAATTTAAAGAAGGTAAAAGAGCTATAATTCCTTTTAGAAAATATTATTCGGGTTATTTAAGAGGTTTGTATGGAGCCTCAAAGATAAAGCAAAAAATTATGCTCTTGGAAGAATATCAGCCTATTGAAGATCTTTTATTCAGTTATAAAGAGGAGTTATTAAAGCATCAGGAATTTGAAGAATAATTTTTTTTCGAATTTTTCATTTAATTTTATTCAAATATAAAAAATGATCAAATGGAAATTATTTAAAAAATGAATCTCTTATGCGCAAATAAAATTTAGGTATGCCTAACCGAATATGCACTTAAAAAAAATTGCTAAAATCATTTCTTATTTATTTGTTCCTCCGGTTTTAAACTTTCTGATATTTATATATTTTTCAATCTATTTTGAACAGCAAAAAAAATGGATTTCAATTTTCATTTCGTTTGCATTGGGATTGGTAATACCGGTTTTTACTTTTATTAATTTTCGTAAAAAAGGCAAAATTGTAAACGATGACGCGACGATAAAAGAAGAGAGAACAATTCCTTATATTTACGCAATTTTATACACGCTTTTGGGATTAGTAATTTCATCGTTATTTAATATTAATGAAGTAATTTTAAAACTTTGGCTTATATATTTGATTAGCAGTATTCTGATTATAAACATAAATAGATTTTGGAAAATCAGCGCTCACGCAATGGGTGCTGGAATACCATTAGGCGCTTCATTATTTATTAATCAATTTTGGATATTTCTAATAATTTTAATTTTAGTCGGTTCATCAAGATATATTTTGAAGGTTCACACAACTATACAAATTCTTGCGGGCGGTTTTTTAGGATTTATTTCATCATTTTTGGTTTTAAGATATTGTAATTGATTTTTTAAAATTTATAGGTGTTCAATGGAAATTAAAAATTTTATTCGCGACATTCCAAATTTTCCCAAAGAGGGAATAATATTTAAAGATATTACAACATTATTAAAAGATAAAGCAGCGTTTGAGTTCACGCTCGAAAACCTGTTTTTGTTTGCAAAAGATAAAGGAATAACAAAAGTAGTAGGCATTGAATCACGCGGATTTATTTTTGGCGGGGCGTTGGCGCAAAAATTAAACTGCGGATTTATCCCGATAAGAAAACCCGGAAAACTTCCCGCGGAAAAAATTAAAGAAGAATATTCTCTTGAATACGGCGTTGACTCCATTGAGATTCATAAAGACGCGCTGAATGAAAATGATGTAGTACTTTTACACGACGATCTGCTTGCTACGGGTGGAACGATGAAAGCCGCGTGCAATTTGGTTGAGAAACTCGGCGCTACAATTAATCAAATTTCGTTTATTATCGAATTGGATTTTTTAAACGGAAGAAAACTTTTGGAAAATTATAAAATCAATTCATTAATTCATTATTAAAATATCATGCTGAAAGTTTTTCAAAATGAACTTGAACATCTCATAA from Ignavibacteriota bacterium carries:
- the dusB gene encoding tRNA dihydrouridine synthase DusB, translated to MFKVGKIEFQNPILLAPMEDVTSIAFRKLCKELGADIVYTEFVNSDGLIRDNKKTHDKLKITNDERPVGIQIYGGEINAMREAAKIAEQENPEIIDINAGCWVKKVANRGAGAGLLKDPPYMQKMAKEIVESVKIPVTVKTRLGWDENSIEIIEVAKRLEDVGVKALTIHCRTRVQGHDGEPAWHWIPKIKEAVSIPVVVNGGILSAQDALKAKEITNADGFMVARGAIYHPWIFREIKEIFEKGFVSHFVDVEERISTALRHLKYELEFKEGKRAIIPFRKYYSGYLRGLYGASKIKQKIMLLEEYQPIEDLLFSYKEELLKHQEFEE
- a CDS encoding adenine phosphoribosyltransferase; the protein is MEIKNFIRDIPNFPKEGIIFKDITTLLKDKAAFEFTLENLFLFAKDKGITKVVGIESRGFIFGGALAQKLNCGFIPIRKPGKLPAEKIKEEYSLEYGVDSIEIHKDALNENDVVLLHDDLLATGGTMKAACNLVEKLGATINQISFIIELDFLNGRKLLENYKINSLIHY